The following proteins come from a genomic window of Alosa sapidissima isolate fAloSap1 chromosome 20, fAloSap1.pri, whole genome shotgun sequence:
- the LOC121694753 gene encoding LOW QUALITY PROTEIN: cartilage intermediate layer protein 1 (The sequence of the model RefSeq protein was modified relative to this genomic sequence to represent the inferred CDS: deleted 1 base in 1 codon), with translation MSRVSVCAVLLLLGMSWSSAQDDLEWTTWFNVDHPGGRGDYEQLDAIRFYYRSRVCDRPQAVEARTTNWIPAGRTGERVHVDPAIGFWCANNEQPAGRNCSNYAVRFLCPRDNSAVVKGAWGPWTGWTECPAKCGQVAVQMRSRTCNSKPNQRGQQCNGPTVEGRQCRGPECLGCHLQCTVGRVNVECDACMCEAHTVLGSVRSAGGLPAPGAAILRSGPSPKLLTLSDHNGHFRIPGLCPDGNSSFTVQLLGHAPYEVIVPQSNERTSVLHVKLERAKKPYIVKNPEPKARREGQTTAFCCKVSGEPEPTEFQWFHNGSLLDRSTLHYDSTLVLRNLRMSQAGEYYCRASSPAGAVKSKPATLTVIGQDEASCNPKPEPHLIRLPHDCYQNQTNSFYYEVGRCPVSTCVGQLDNGIRCKDSVSYCCGVAKMEERQINCQGYQLPTMVITGCGCKKCVDTKAIVRGRAVAADTGEPMRFGHIFMNGVRISRTGYKGTFSIQVPPDTERLVLTFVDNMQKFVNTTKVLPFNSKGGAVYHEIKLLRKKAPVTLRSTVPNTLQLGEVADQDPIASIEVPPNSFFRENGEVYMGNVQASVTFLDPRDVSTAAAAQSDLNFVGNEGDTLPLRTYGMFSVDFRDEEAGEPLNAGEVKVKLDAAQVTMPEHLNTMMLWSLNPETGLWEEEGHLKMEKKRRGKREERTFLIGNMEIRERRLFNLDVPENRRCYVKVRVFRSERFMPSEQVEGVVTTLINMEPTPGYSSNPRAWGRFDSVITGPNGACLPAFCDDQKADAYTAYVMANLGGEELEAVASSPKLNPNAIGVPQPYLGKLDYKRTDHEDERVKKTAFSINLAKPSPNAAEEANGPIYTFENLKECEEAPFNAPHFRFFRVEGDRYDYNTVPFNEDDPMSWTEDYLSWWPKPMEYRACYIKVRVNSPHEINVRSRNMGGTHPRTVGQLYGIRDTRSIRDMDQAAVSAVCLEFKCSGMLYDQDRVDRTLVKVIPQGSCKRDSVTPMLQEYLVNHLPLAVNNDTNEFTMLAPLDPLGHNYGIYTVTDQDPRTAKEIALGRCFDGTSDGTSRVMKSNEGVALTFTCGDREVTRTSVFQQLQNAQGGQGAQTVVTAGDSHRGNGGNRRQRGGTSGNLRGNRRRSTRNPVKNTSV, from the exons ATGAGCCGCGTGTCCGTGTGTGCTGTTCTCCTCCTGTTGGGGATGTCCTGGAGCTCTGCACAAG ATGACTTGGAGTGGACCACCTGGTTTAACGTGGATCACCCTGGCGGTCGCGGGGACTACGAGCAGCTGGACGCGATACGGTTCTACTACCGCTCCCGCGTGTGCGACAGGCCCCAGGCGGTGGAGGCTCGCACCACCAACTGGATCCCGGCCGGCCGCACCGGGGAGAGGGTCCACGTGGACCCGGCCATCGGGTTCTGGTGCGCCAACAACGAGCAGCCCGCTGGACGCAACTGCTCCAACTACGCCGTCCGCTTCTTGTGTCCCAGAg aTAACTCAGCCGTGGTGAAGGGAGCCTGGGGTCCCTGGACCGGCTGGACAGAGTGCCCAGCGAAGTGCGGTCAGGTCGCCGTGCAGATGCGCTCCAGAACTTGCAATTCCAAGCCTAACCAGAGGGGGCAGCAGTGCAACGGGCCAACGGTGGAGGGGAGGCAGTGCAGAGGACCAGAGTGCCTAG GTTGCCACCTGCAATGCACCGTGGGTCGGGTCAACGTGGAGTGTGACGCCTGCATGTGTGAGGCCCACACAGTGTTGGGGTCCGTGCGGAGCGCTGGGGGTCTCCCCGCCCCGGGGGCGGCCATCCTACGCTCAGGCCCGAGCCCCAAACTCCTGACGCTGTCCGACCATAACGGGCACTTCCGCATCCCGGGGTTGTGTCCCGACGGAAACTCCTCCTTCACTGTGCAGCTGCTGGGCCACGCGCCCTATGAGGTCATCGTGCCGCAGAGCAACGAGCGCACGTCTGTTCTGCATGTGAAGCTGGAGCGAGCCA AGAAACCATACATAGTGAAGAACCCAGAGCCCAAGGCCCGCAGAGAGGGACAGACCACAGCGTTCTGCTGCAAAGTGAGCGGAGAACCGGAACCCACCGAGTTCCAGTG GTTCCACAATGGCAGTCTGCTGGACAGGAGCACACTACACTATGATAGCACCCTGGTCCTGAGGAACCTACGCATGAGCCAGGCCGGAGAGTACTACTGCAGGGCAAGCAGCCCTGCTGGAGCGGTCAAGTCCAAACCAGCCACTCTCACTGTCAtag GTCAAGACGAGGCTTCCTGCAACCCGAAACCAGAACCCCACCTGATCCGCCTCCCACACGACTGCTACCAGAATCAGACCAACTCGTTCTACTACGAAGTGGGCCGATGCCCGGTCTCCACTTGCGTGGGCCAGCTGGACAACGGCATCAGGTGCAAGGACTCTGTGTCATACTGCTGTGGAGTCGCCAagatggaggagagacagaTCAACTGCCAGGGATACCAGCTCCCCACTATGGTGATTACCGGGTGCGGCTGCAAAAAGTGTGTTGACACCAAGGCCATCGTCCGCGGGCGAGCCGTAGCCGCTGACACCGGGGAGCCAATGAGGTTCGGCCACATCTTCATGAATGGGGTCAGGATCAGTCGAACGGGCTACAAAGGCACCTTTTCCATCCAGGTGCCCCCAGACACAGAGAGGCTAGTGCTCACTTTTGTGGACAACATGCAGAAGTTCGTCAACACCACCAAAGTGCTGCCGTTCAACAGCAAAGGCGGAGCCGTGTACCACGAGATCAAGCTGCTCAGGAAGAAGGCTCCCGTCACGCTGCGCTCCACCGTCCCAAACACCCTCCAGCTCGGGGAGGTGGCAGACCAGGATCCTATCGCCTCAATCGAGGTTCCACCCAACTCGTTCTTCCGCGAGAACGGAGAAGTGTACATGGGCAATGTTCAGGCCAGCGTGACTTTCCTGGATCCCAGGGACGTGTCGACGGCCGCCGCTGCCCAGAGCGACCTCAACTTCGTGGGAAACGAGGGTGACACGCTGCCCCTCAGGACCTACGGGATGTTCTCTGTGGACTTCCGGGACGAAGAGGCCGGCGAGCCACTCAACGCTGGCGAGGTGAAGGTCAAACTGGACGCCGCACAAGTCACGATGCCTGAACACCTGAACACCATGATGCTCTGGTCCCTGAACCCCGAGACGGGCCTGTGGGAGGAGGAAGGTCACCTCAAGATGGAGAAAAAACGCCGAGGCAAGCGAGAGGAGAGGACGTTCCTCATCGGCAACATGGAGATCCGGGAGAGGAGGCTGTTCAACCTAGACGTCCCGGAGAACCGCAGGTGCTACGTGAAGGTTAGGGTGTTCCGCAGCGAGCGCTTCATGCCCAGTGAACAGGTGGAAGGAGTCGTCACCACTCTCATCAACATGGAACCAACGCCGGGGTACTCCTCGAACCCCCGGGCTTGGGGTCGCTTCGACAGCGTCATTACGGGGCCCAATGGAGCATGTCTACCTGCCTTTTGCGACGACCAGAAAGCGGACGCCTACACCGCCTATGTCATGGCCAACCTGGGGGGAGAAGAGCTGGAGGCTGTGGCATCCTCCCCCAAGCTGAACCCTAACGCCATTGGTGTTCCTCAGCCCTACCTGGGGAAGCTGGACTACAAGAGGACCGATCACGAGGACGAACGTGTGAAGAAGACTGCCTTCAGCATCAACCTGGCCAAGCCCAGCCCCAACGCAGCCGAGGAAGCTAACGGACCCATCTACACGTTTGAGAACCTTAAAGAGTGTGAAGAGGCTCCTTTCAACGCTCCTCACTTCCGTTTCTTCAGGGTGGAAGGCGATCGCTACGACTACAACACGGTGCCGTTCAACGAGGACGACCCCATGAGCTGGACGGAGGACTATCTGAGCTGGTGGCCGAAGCCGATGGAATACCGTGCATGCTACATCAAGGTCAGGGTCAACTCCCCCCACGAAATTAACGTGCGGTCCCGAAACATGGGCGGTACACACCCTCGCACTGTGGGCCAACTATACGGTATCCGGGACACCCGGAGCATCCGGGACATGGACCAGGCGGCTGTCTCTGCTGTCTGTCTTGAGTTCAAATGCAGTGGGATGCTCTATGACCAGGATCGTGTGGACCGGACCCTGGTCAAGGTCATTCCCCAAGGAAGCTGCAAACGTGACAGCGTGACCCCAATGCTGCAGGAGTACCTGGTCAACCACTTGCCTCTAGCCGTCAACAACGACACCAATGAGTTTACCATGCTGGCGCCACTTGACCCTCTGGGCCACAACTACGGCATCTACACGGTGACTGACCAGGACCCGCGCACCGCCAAAGAGATTGCCCTGGGCCGCTGCTTCGACGGCACCTCGGACGGAACCTCTCGGGTGATGAAGAGTAACGAGGGCGTGGCGCTGACCTTCACCTGCGGCGACCGCGAGGTGACCAGGACCAGTGTGTTTCAGCAGCTGCAGAACGCCCAGGGGGGGCAAGGTGCCCAGACCGTGGTGACGGCAGGG GACAGCCACAGGGGCAACGGGGGTAACAGAAGGCAGAGGGGAGGGACATCAGGAAATCTGAGAGGCAACCGTAGGCGGAGCACTCGGAACCCTGTCAAAAACACAAGTGTCTGA